A stretch of the Conger conger chromosome 3, fConCon1.1, whole genome shotgun sequence genome encodes the following:
- the b3galt1b gene encoding beta-1,3-galactosyltransferase 1 gives MPSKVSCLYVLTVVCWASALWYLSLSRPSSSYVGQLTLPARKTAKSKNVTFSNIRTRPLNPHAFDFVVNEPKKCEEDAPFLVILISTTHKEFDARQAIRETWGDESTFADIRVVTLFLLGRNTDAVLNQMVEQESQIFHDIVVEDFVDSYHNLTLKTLMGMRWVATFCPKAKYVMKTDSDIFVNMDNLVYKLLKPTTKPRRRYFTGYVINGGPIRDMRSKWYMSRDLYPDSKYPPFCSGTGYVFSADVAELIYKTSLHTRLLHLEDVYVGLCLRKLGIHPFQNSGFNHWKMAYSLCRYRRVITVHQISPEEMHRVWNDMSSKKHLRC, from the coding sequence ATGCCTTCAAAGGTGTCCTGCCTATACGTCCTGACGGTGGTCTGCTGGGCGAGCGCTCTCTGGTACCTCAGCCTATCGCGGCCCTCGTCCTCCTACGTCGGGCAGCTGACCCTGCCCGCCAGGAAGACGGCCAAGAGCAAGAACGTCACCTTCAGCAACATCCGCACCCGTCCCCTGAACCCGCACGCCTTCGACTTCGTGGTCAACGAGCCCAAGAAGTGCGAGGAGGACGCTCCCTTCCTGGTCATCCTCATCAGCACCACGCACAAGGAGTTCGACGCTCGCCAGGCCATACGCGAGACGTGGGGCGACGAGAGCACCTTCGCCGACATCCGCGTGGTCACCCTCTTCCTGCTGGGCAGGAACACGGACGCCGTGCTCAACCAGATGGTGGAGCAGGAGAGCCAGATCTTCCACGACATCGTGGTGGAGGACTTTGTGGACTCCTACCACAACCTCACCCTCAAGACCTTGATGGGCATGAGGTGGGTGGCCACCTTCTGCCCCAAGGCCAAGTACGTCATGAAGACCGACAGCGACATCTTCGTGAACATGGACAACCTGGTCTACAAGCTCCTGAAGCCCACCACCAAGCCCAGGAGGAGGTACTTCACCGGGTACGTGATCAACGGAGGCCCAATCCGGGACATGCGCAGCAAATGGTACATGTCGCGGGACCTGTACCCTGACAGTAAGTACCCGCCGTTCTGCTCGGGGACGGGGTACGTGTTTTCGGCTGACGTGGCCGAGCTCATCTACAAGACGTCGCTCCACACCAGGCTGCTGCACCTGGAGGACGTGTACGTGGGCCTTTGCCTGCGCAAACTGGGCATCCACCCCTTCCAGAACAGTGGCTTCAACCACTGGAAAATGGCCTACAGCCTCTGCCGCTACCGCAGAGTAATCACCGTGCACCAGATCTCGCCCGAGGAGATGCACAGGGTCTGGAACGACATGTCCAGCAAGAAGCACCTGAGGTGTTAA